One Fontisphaera persica DNA window includes the following coding sequences:
- a CDS encoding SNF2-related protein: protein MAFTPGTLVSLRNRDWVVLPSDDPDLLVVKPLGGSEEEVAGIYLPLNFGKDQPKLAQFPYPSRDDLGDVSTARLLHDAARLSFRNGAGPFRSLAKLSFRPRSYQMVPLIMALRQENVRLLVADDVGVGKTIEALLILRELLERRRIKRFAVVCLPHLCEQWQDEIKDKLDLDAVIIRSNTQARLDREIQGDVSVYDYYPHQIISIDYIKSESRRDVFLQQCPEMVVVDEAHSCAKPSGASTSQQLRHHLLHRLSQKPGQHLVMLTATPHSGKPEEFHSLLGLLKPEFELLDLPNSSQAQRRDLARHFVQRKRGDVEKWLGEDTPFPKRDPKEFGYDLTPKYAAFFNEILNFARKLISGENPRLGQKRVQYWTALGLLRGVMSSPDAGVEMLENRLSGLSPADETSSENGELENPVHDTEPGFESDFTPMQVMQKREWSQHQLSQLRQFATQLKALGNPKDDQKLLAAFQVVDDLLKQKFNPVIFCRYIATAKYVGAQLAPLLKAKYPKLDLQVVTSEDPDEVRKQRVDGMEKAQQRVLVATDCLSEGINLQKHFTAVLHYDLPWNPNRLEQREGRVDRFGQTAPEVKACLLYGKDNPIDGVVLDVILRKIREIRRSIGITIPFPEDSKSIIDTIAQALLLNPDRKISIQGRDDQPEFIFEEFDEAKKAKLSVSQKLAEAEQREKASRSIFAQHAIKAHEIEADLKEVDQAIGNPQAVESFVTSSLNNVLGVQIDRDKKGYRLFTANLPYVLKTILPAEDMVRVSFESPTPENYLYLGRNHPFVEQLCQLMMANSISHNGRGAARAAVIRCKEVTIKTTILLLRCRNVIEEKKGRNKIVAEEMLIWGYRGAPGQKDFLNSEQAGALLATARPSSNLTPEARASFLDNELKLVAGLQTELDAVAEKRSQHLVEAHERFSQLMDQKQFQVVYPVLPMDVMGIYILLPDTTKS, encoded by the coding sequence ATGGCATTCACACCCGGCACACTGGTCAGCTTGCGCAATCGCGATTGGGTGGTCCTGCCCTCAGATGATCCTGACCTGCTGGTGGTGAAACCCCTGGGCGGCTCTGAAGAAGAAGTGGCTGGCATCTACCTGCCTCTCAATTTCGGCAAGGATCAGCCGAAGCTTGCCCAGTTCCCATACCCCTCACGCGATGACCTGGGCGACGTCAGCACGGCTCGCCTTCTCCATGACGCGGCCCGGCTCTCCTTCAGGAATGGCGCTGGCCCATTCCGTTCCCTGGCCAAGCTCTCGTTCCGGCCACGCTCCTACCAAATGGTGCCGCTCATCATGGCGCTGCGGCAGGAGAATGTTCGTCTGCTGGTTGCGGATGATGTGGGCGTGGGCAAGACCATTGAGGCCCTGCTGATTCTCCGTGAACTGCTGGAGCGCCGACGCATCAAGCGCTTTGCCGTTGTCTGCCTCCCTCACCTCTGCGAGCAGTGGCAGGACGAAATCAAGGACAAGCTCGACCTGGATGCCGTCATCATCCGCTCCAATACCCAGGCGCGACTGGACCGGGAGATTCAGGGTGATGTCAGCGTTTACGACTACTACCCCCACCAGATCATCTCGATTGACTACATCAAGAGCGAGAGCCGCCGTGATGTGTTCTTGCAGCAGTGCCCGGAGATGGTGGTCGTGGACGAAGCCCATTCCTGCGCCAAGCCTTCCGGTGCCTCCACCAGCCAGCAACTACGCCATCATCTGCTGCATCGTCTCTCGCAAAAGCCGGGACAGCATTTGGTCATGCTCACGGCCACACCCCACAGCGGCAAGCCGGAGGAATTCCATTCGCTGCTCGGTCTGCTGAAACCTGAATTTGAGCTGCTGGACCTTCCCAACTCCTCACAAGCCCAGCGCCGTGACCTGGCCAGACATTTCGTTCAGCGCAAACGGGGTGATGTCGAGAAATGGCTGGGCGAGGACACGCCTTTCCCCAAACGCGACCCCAAGGAATTCGGCTACGATCTCACGCCCAAGTATGCCGCCTTTTTCAACGAGATTCTGAACTTTGCCCGCAAGCTGATCTCTGGAGAAAATCCCCGCCTTGGCCAAAAGCGGGTGCAGTATTGGACGGCGCTTGGCCTGTTGCGTGGGGTGATGTCGAGCCCTGATGCCGGCGTGGAAATGTTGGAGAATCGGTTGAGTGGGCTGTCGCCGGCTGATGAAACCTCCTCCGAAAACGGCGAACTGGAGAATCCCGTTCACGACACCGAACCCGGTTTCGAGTCCGACTTCACGCCCATGCAGGTGATGCAGAAGCGGGAATGGTCACAGCATCAGCTCAGTCAGTTGCGCCAGTTCGCCACCCAGCTCAAGGCCCTCGGAAACCCCAAGGACGATCAAAAGCTCTTGGCGGCATTCCAGGTGGTGGATGATCTCCTCAAGCAGAAGTTCAATCCCGTCATCTTCTGCCGCTACATCGCCACCGCAAAATACGTAGGGGCCCAGCTTGCGCCTCTGCTTAAGGCCAAATACCCCAAGCTCGATCTTCAGGTGGTCACCAGTGAAGATCCCGATGAAGTCCGCAAGCAGCGTGTGGATGGCATGGAAAAAGCCCAGCAGCGGGTTTTGGTCGCCACGGATTGCCTGAGCGAAGGCATTAACCTGCAAAAGCACTTCACCGCCGTCCTGCACTACGATCTGCCCTGGAATCCCAATCGCCTGGAACAACGTGAAGGCCGGGTGGATCGCTTTGGCCAGACTGCCCCTGAAGTCAAAGCCTGCCTCCTCTACGGCAAGGACAACCCGATTGATGGCGTGGTACTGGACGTGATTCTCCGCAAGATTCGTGAGATTCGCCGCTCCATTGGCATCACCATTCCATTCCCCGAGGACAGCAAGAGCATCATTGACACCATCGCCCAAGCCCTCCTGCTGAATCCTGACCGCAAAATTTCGATTCAGGGACGTGACGATCAGCCGGAGTTCATCTTCGAGGAATTCGACGAAGCCAAGAAGGCCAAGCTCTCCGTCAGCCAAAAGCTCGCGGAAGCGGAACAGCGTGAGAAAGCCTCCCGCAGCATCTTTGCTCAGCACGCCATCAAAGCCCACGAAATCGAGGCTGACCTCAAGGAAGTGGATCAGGCGATTGGCAATCCCCAGGCCGTCGAGAGCTTCGTCACCTCCTCACTCAACAATGTGCTTGGCGTCCAGATTGACCGCGACAAAAAGGGCTACCGCCTGTTCACGGCCAACCTGCCCTACGTGCTTAAGACGATCCTCCCTGCGGAGGATATGGTGCGGGTCAGCTTCGAGTCTCCCACCCCGGAAAACTACCTCTACCTGGGCCGCAACCATCCCTTCGTCGAGCAGCTTTGCCAGTTGATGATGGCCAACAGCATCTCGCACAATGGCCGGGGTGCTGCACGGGCTGCGGTCATTCGCTGCAAAGAAGTCACCATCAAGACCACCATTCTCCTGCTCCGCTGCCGCAACGTGATCGAGGAGAAGAAGGGCAGGAACAAGATCGTTGCCGAGGAAATGCTCATCTGGGGCTACCGTGGTGCGCCTGGTCAGAAGGATTTCCTCAACTCGGAACAGGCCGGAGCACTGCTCGCCACAGCCCGCCCTTCCTCGAATCTCACCCCCGAGGCTCGTGCCAGCTTCCTCGACAACGAACTCAAGCTGGTCGCTGGTCTTCAAACTGAGCTGGATGCCGTGGCTGAAAAGCGATCTCAGCACCTGGTCGAAGCCCATGAGCGATTCAGCCAGTTGATGGACCAAAAGCAATTCCAAGTCGTTTATCCTGTGCTGCCAATGGATGTCATGGGCATCTACATCCTGCTGCCGGACACCACCAAATCGTGA